In a genomic window of Thermus albus:
- a CDS encoding DUF444 family protein, translating into MRPIERDLLRFKEIVRGEVKKRAREFLTREELFGQVEGRLVSIPLPQLELPKIVYGEPLEEGLGLGGPGTESLGPGGHVPVAELELEEFLDLMGEALRLPRLRPKGEGEVTEEAFRYTTIARKGPRGLRHVRRTLKESLKRALITGEYRPEEPLLVPEREDLRYKAPKTKPRPHAQAVVLFALDVSGSMREEELRLVKTLSFWITLWIKRHFPRLERRYLLHDAEAWEVSEEEFFRAREGGGTRLSSALLLAEEILKSYPEAFYNRYLYHFSDGENWQGDTPVALEALRRLLPTLALYGYAQVQGPYGQGHFLEDLKEALGKEEGLAATEVRGKEDLPLALRRLLGG; encoded by the coding sequence ATGAGGCCCATTGAGCGCGACCTCCTGCGCTTTAAGGAGATCGTGCGCGGGGAGGTAAAGAAAAGGGCGCGGGAGTTTCTGACCCGGGAGGAGCTCTTCGGCCAGGTGGAAGGCCGCCTGGTCTCCATTCCCCTGCCCCAGTTGGAGCTCCCCAAGATCGTCTATGGGGAGCCCCTGGAGGAAGGCCTGGGCCTTGGGGGCCCGGGAACGGAAAGCCTGGGCCCTGGGGGGCACGTGCCCGTGGCCGAGCTGGAGCTGGAGGAGTTTTTGGACCTCATGGGCGAGGCCCTAAGGCTTCCCCGGCTCAGGCCCAAGGGGGAGGGGGAGGTTACCGAGGAGGCCTTCCGCTACACCACCATCGCCCGCAAGGGGCCTAGGGGCCTACGCCACGTGCGCCGCACCCTCAAGGAAAGCCTCAAGCGGGCCCTCATCACCGGGGAATACCGCCCGGAGGAACCCCTCTTGGTCCCCGAGCGGGAGGACCTCCGCTACAAGGCCCCCAAGACCAAGCCCCGCCCCCACGCCCAGGCGGTGGTCCTTTTCGCCTTGGATGTCTCGGGGAGCATGCGGGAGGAGGAGCTCAGGCTGGTGAAGACCCTCTCCTTCTGGATCACCCTGTGGATCAAGCGCCACTTCCCCCGGCTGGAAAGGCGCTACCTCCTGCACGACGCCGAGGCCTGGGAGGTGAGCGAGGAAGAGTTCTTCCGCGCCCGGGAAGGAGGGGGAACAAGGCTTTCCAGCGCCCTCCTCCTGGCGGAGGAGATCCTGAAATCCTACCCCGAGGCCTTTTACAACCGCTACCTCTACCACTTCTCCGACGGGGAAAACTGGCAAGGGGATACCCCCGTGGCCCTCGAGGCCCTAAGGCGCCTCCTTCCCACCCTGGCCCTATACGGCTACGCCCAGGTGCAAGGACCTTACGGCCAAGGGCATTTCCTCGAGGACCTGAAGGAGGCCTTGGGCAAGGAGGAAGGGCTGGCCGCCACCGAGGTGCGGGGGAAGGAGGACCTACCCCTGGCCCTGAGGCGGCTTTTGGGAGGCTAG
- a CDS encoding serine/threonine protein kinase encodes MNELERIRRRQDLEAYRALSWEGSFADYLRLLKQDPRPLRTSFQRVHDMILAQGVEEYTLFKERLLHYRFFDDPFEEGKDAIFGLDKPLMRLVATLKAAAHRLGPERRILLLHGPVGSAKSTIARLLKKGLEAYSRTEEGKLFTFYWKTPEGPLPCPMHEEPLLLLPRELREEFLGELRHLHPDYPYPLEVEGDLCPVCRFQMREALARHRGDLAAVLEQEIGVKRLVLSEKDRIGIGTFQPKDEKNQDSTELTGDINYRKVAIYGSDSDPRAFNFDGELNIANRGLVEFIEILKLDVAFLYDLLTASQEHKIKSKKFAQTDIDEIILGHSVSGDTPILYRYQGIPGWATVQDLWERFGHDPTGLEVLAHDFSSGQTRWTRVRSIFRHRFTGVMLTTSQKWGVVETTPNHSLYDRDGQTFYPEERREIAAVRRIHVDLALREEGELVDVMEGVVGFIREDVRAVAGSGPLTRPARPGWARLALPRHATEVRAVYHPLRDETALKDLLTVLIWYATEGHVNGKNGGIVISHADRNELERVRRSYARITTAHGYIDAGAKKDSAWRLYLGSQAIAVLARHHCGEHAASKRLPDFLFRLPRPFLEHAFNELMRTDGSRKLSAELDRTASADYRARFFEFKTISPMLAAQVGTLATLLDHDYSVYRQERPGRPPAYRIRFVSGEGKRGGRHRRFQARVYSRKAFAEWVYDIECEDLHNFVCGVGNVVCHNTNEPEYRKLQANEYMEALRDRTIKIDVPYILRVSDEVKIYQRDFSKVRAKHIAPHTLEMAATWAVLTRLEPPKRAGLTLMQKLKLYDGKLLPGWTEEAVRELMTEAKREGLEGISPRYIQDKISNVLVTSEEPCINPFMVMNELEEGLKHHSLISDEKTKERYKALLQEVKAEYAEIVKNEVQRAIAADEEALNRLFHNYIDHVKAYVLGEKVKNPYTGAPEPPNERLLRSIEERIEIPESRKDDFRREIMNYIGALALEGRQFTYKDNDRLRRALELKLFDDQKDTIRLSALVSGVVDPETQAKIDVVKARLIRDHGYCEHCASGVLEFAASIFARSER; translated from the coding sequence ATGAACGAGCTGGAACGGATACGTCGCCGTCAAGACCTCGAGGCCTATCGGGCCCTTAGCTGGGAAGGTTCCTTCGCCGACTACCTGCGCCTTCTCAAACAGGACCCCAGACCCTTAAGGACCAGCTTCCAGCGGGTCCACGACATGATCCTGGCCCAAGGGGTGGAGGAGTACACCCTCTTCAAGGAGAGGCTTCTCCACTACCGCTTCTTTGACGACCCCTTTGAGGAGGGCAAGGACGCCATCTTCGGCCTGGATAAACCCCTCATGCGCCTGGTGGCCACCTTAAAGGCCGCTGCCCACCGCCTGGGGCCGGAAAGGCGGATCCTCCTCCTGCACGGGCCCGTGGGCTCGGCCAAAAGCACCATCGCCCGGCTCCTCAAGAAGGGCCTCGAGGCCTATAGCCGCACCGAGGAGGGCAAGCTTTTCACCTTCTACTGGAAGACCCCGGAGGGCCCCCTCCCCTGCCCCATGCACGAGGAACCCCTCCTCCTACTGCCTAGGGAGCTGAGGGAGGAGTTTTTGGGGGAGCTAAGGCACCTCCACCCCGACTACCCTTACCCCCTCGAGGTGGAAGGGGACCTGTGCCCGGTCTGCCGCTTCCAGATGCGGGAGGCCTTGGCCCGCCACAGGGGGGATCTGGCCGCGGTCTTGGAACAGGAGATCGGGGTCAAGCGCCTGGTCCTCTCCGAGAAGGACCGCATCGGCATCGGCACCTTCCAGCCCAAGGACGAGAAGAACCAGGACTCCACGGAGCTCACCGGGGACATCAACTACCGCAAGGTGGCCATATACGGCTCCGACTCCGACCCTAGGGCCTTCAACTTTGACGGGGAGCTCAACATCGCCAACCGGGGCCTGGTGGAGTTCATCGAGATCCTGAAGCTGGACGTGGCCTTCCTCTACGACCTCCTCACCGCCAGCCAGGAGCACAAGATCAAGTCCAAGAAGTTCGCCCAAACGGACATTGACGAGATCATCCTGGGCCATAGCGTCTCCGGGGACACGCCCATCCTGTACCGCTACCAGGGCATCCCGGGGTGGGCAACAGTCCAAGACCTCTGGGAAAGGTTCGGCCACGACCCTACGGGACTTGAGGTGCTCGCACACGACTTCTCGTCGGGTCAGACGCGTTGGACCCGGGTCCGGTCGATTTTCCGACACCGCTTTACAGGCGTGATGCTCACCACCTCCCAGAAGTGGGGTGTGGTGGAGACAACTCCCAACCATTCCCTATACGACCGCGACGGGCAGACTTTCTACCCGGAGGAGCGCCGGGAGATCGCGGCCGTGCGCCGGATCCATGTGGATCTCGCCCTACGGGAAGAAGGGGAGCTTGTGGACGTTATGGAGGGTGTTGTCGGGTTCATCCGCGAAGACGTTCGTGCAGTGGCGGGCAGCGGGCCCCTGACACGCCCCGCCCGTCCCGGGTGGGCAAGGCTCGCCCTCCCACGGCACGCAACGGAGGTCCGAGCGGTTTACCATCCGCTTCGGGACGAGACTGCCCTCAAGGACCTCCTCACCGTCCTCATCTGGTACGCCACCGAGGGCCACGTAAACGGCAAAAACGGCGGCATCGTGATTAGCCATGCGGATCGGAACGAGTTGGAACGGGTTCGTAGGAGTTACGCCCGCATTACAACCGCACACGGTTACATAGATGCCGGCGCCAAGAAGGATTCGGCATGGCGACTCTATCTGGGTTCGCAGGCCATCGCCGTGCTCGCGCGGCACCACTGCGGCGAGCACGCGGCCTCGAAGAGGCTTCCGGACTTCCTCTTTCGCTTGCCAAGACCATTCCTTGAGCACGCCTTTAACGAGCTGATGCGCACCGACGGTTCCCGTAAGCTCTCCGCAGAGCTTGACCGGACCGCCTCGGCCGACTACCGTGCCCGCTTCTTTGAGTTCAAGACGATCTCACCCATGCTGGCCGCTCAGGTGGGTACCCTGGCGACGCTTTTGGACCACGACTATAGCGTCTATCGGCAGGAGCGACCTGGCCGGCCTCCGGCCTACCGGATTCGGTTCGTTTCGGGAGAGGGTAAGCGAGGCGGCCGCCACCGCCGCTTCCAGGCTCGGGTATACTCCCGGAAAGCGTTCGCGGAATGGGTCTACGACATCGAGTGCGAAGACCTCCATAACTTCGTCTGCGGGGTCGGCAACGTTGTTTGTCACAACACCAACGAGCCGGAATACCGAAAGCTCCAGGCCAACGAGTACATGGAGGCCCTGAGGGACCGCACCATCAAGATAGACGTCCCCTACATCCTGCGGGTCTCCGACGAGGTGAAGATCTACCAGCGGGACTTCAGCAAGGTGAGGGCCAAGCACATCGCTCCCCACACCCTGGAGATGGCCGCCACCTGGGCGGTCCTCACCCGGCTGGAACCCCCCAAGCGGGCGGGGCTAACCCTCATGCAAAAGCTCAAGCTCTACGACGGCAAGCTCCTGCCCGGCTGGACCGAGGAAGCGGTGCGGGAGCTCATGACCGAGGCCAAGCGGGAGGGCCTCGAGGGCATCAGCCCCCGCTACATCCAGGACAAGATCTCCAACGTCCTGGTCACCTCCGAGGAGCCCTGCATCAACCCCTTCATGGTGATGAACGAGCTGGAGGAGGGCCTCAAGCACCACTCCCTCATCTCCGATGAGAAGACCAAGGAGCGGTACAAGGCCCTTTTGCAGGAGGTAAAGGCGGAGTACGCGGAGATCGTGAAAAACGAGGTGCAAAGGGCCATCGCCGCCGATGAGGAGGCGCTAAACCGCCTCTTCCACAACTACATTGACCACGTGAAGGCCTATGTCCTTGGGGAAAAGGTGAAAAACCCCTACACGGGTGCCCCGGAACCCCCCAACGAAAGGCTCTTGCGCTCCATCGAGGAACGCATAGAGATCCCCGAGTCCCGCAAGGACGACTTCCGCCGGGAGATCATGAACTACATCGGCGCCCTGGCCCTGGAGGGAAGGCAGTTCACCTACAAGGACAACGATCGGCTACGCCGGGCTCTGGAACTCAAGCTCTTTGACGACCAGAAGGACACCATCCGCCTTTCCGCCCTGGTCTCGGGGGTGGTGGACCCGGAAACCCAGGCCAAGATCGACGTGGTCAAGGCCCGCCTCATCCGCGACCACGGCTACTGTGAGCACTGCGCCAGCGGGGTTTTGGAGTTCGCCGCCTCCATCTTTGCCCGGAGCGAACGATGA
- a CDS encoding CPBP family intramembrane glutamic endopeptidase: MVPPPLVFLLLLQGGLLLLGAAGMLLLDLPFGQANPRELPYALGLFLALALLEEAFRRLFPTSFREAEGLHRALGQALRQAGVRPPALVFLALLSGVAEEVFFRGLLQSLFIAWWGPLGLGLQAVAFALLHPAPKRAFAYPLFTGAAGLLLGATYLLTGSLLPGILAHFLHNARGFYEISRS, translated from the coding sequence TTGGTCCCTCCACCCCTGGTCTTCCTCCTGCTGCTCCAAGGAGGGCTTCTCCTTCTAGGGGCCGCGGGCATGCTTCTTTTAGATTTGCCCTTTGGTCAAGCTAACCCCCGGGAGCTTCCTTACGCCTTGGGTCTCTTCCTGGCTTTGGCCCTCCTGGAGGAGGCCTTCCGGCGCCTCTTCCCCACCTCCTTCCGGGAAGCGGAAGGCCTCCACCGGGCCTTGGGCCAGGCCCTGCGCCAAGCAGGGGTGCGCCCCCCGGCCTTGGTATTCCTCGCCCTCCTCTCCGGGGTGGCGGAAGAGGTCTTCTTCCGGGGCCTTTTGCAAAGCCTCTTCATCGCCTGGTGGGGCCCCCTTGGGCTGGGCCTCCAGGCCGTGGCCTTTGCCCTCCTTCACCCTGCCCCTAAACGGGCCTTCGCCTATCCCCTTTTCACCGGGGCGGCTGGGCTCCTCTTGGGCGCCACCTACCTTCTTACCGGAAGCTTGCTCCCGGGAATCCTAGCCCATTTTCTCCACAACGCCCGGGGGTTTTACGAGATCTCCCGGAGCTGA
- a CDS encoding Lrp/AsnC family transcriptional regulator: MITAFVLIRARGDRIATLGEAIAELPQVAEVYSVTGSFDLVALLRLKDLEELDQVVTRGILALEGVERTETLLAFRAYPRKLLDQGFALGGE; encoded by the coding sequence GTGATCACGGCCTTCGTACTCATCCGCGCCCGGGGGGACCGGATCGCCACCTTGGGCGAGGCCATCGCCGAGCTCCCCCAGGTGGCCGAGGTCTATTCGGTCACCGGATCCTTTGACCTGGTAGCCCTTTTGCGCCTTAAGGACCTCGAGGAGCTGGACCAGGTGGTCACCCGGGGGATCCTGGCCTTGGAAGGGGTGGAACGCACGGAAACCCTCCTGGCTTTCCGCGCCTACCCCAGGAAGCTCCTGGACCAAGGCTTCGCCCTGGGTGGGGAATAG
- a CDS encoding metallophosphoesterase translates to MRVFAIADPHLSRLHPKPMTIFGQNWQGHPEAFFRGWREVVGPEDLVIVPGDISWAMRLGEALPDLLDLAALPGKKVLLKGNHDYWWPSISRLRAVLPQGMYALQNDALVLEGVGVAGTRGWQYPPPTPEDERIFAREVERLKLSLQDLKDKPYRQLVVAFHFPPFGPKGEATPLLELALEAKPQAIVYGHLHGADPERLPQEYQGIPLHLVAADALGFRPKLILELG, encoded by the coding sequence ATGCGGGTCTTCGCCATCGCCGACCCCCACCTCTCCCGCCTCCACCCCAAACCCATGACCATCTTCGGCCAAAACTGGCAGGGCCACCCGGAGGCCTTCTTTCGGGGCTGGCGGGAGGTGGTGGGCCCGGAAGACCTGGTGATCGTACCCGGGGATATCTCCTGGGCCATGCGCCTAGGGGAGGCCTTACCCGACCTTCTAGACCTGGCCGCCTTACCGGGAAAAAAAGTGCTTCTAAAGGGCAACCACGACTACTGGTGGCCCTCCATAAGCCGCTTAAGGGCGGTCCTGCCCCAGGGTATGTACGCCCTACAAAACGACGCCCTGGTGTTGGAAGGGGTGGGGGTGGCGGGCACTAGGGGCTGGCAGTACCCACCCCCTACCCCGGAGGACGAAAGGATCTTCGCCCGAGAGGTGGAAAGGCTTAAGCTCTCCTTGCAGGATCTGAAGGACAAGCCCTACCGCCAGCTGGTGGTGGCCTTTCACTTCCCCCCCTTTGGCCCTAAGGGAGAGGCCACCCCCCTTTTGGAGCTGGCCCTGGAGGCCAAACCCCAGGCCATCGTCTACGGCCACCTCCACGGGGCGGATCCGGAAAGGCTTCCCCAGGAGTACCAAGGCATCCCCCTCCACCTGGTGGCCGCCGACGCCCTGGGCTTCCGCCCCAAGCTGATCCTGGAGTTAGGATAA
- a CDS encoding regulatory protein RecX, translating into MGMEKAEAMAYALRLLARRALSRARLREKLRDRFPEGEVEGVLARLEAMGYLDDRAFAEAFVASRRKYGPHKLRHLLRAQGVAQEVVEEVLSAYGEEENLEAALKVLRRYPRRQDKAKAVRFLQGRGFPLSVALEAYRLVMEEETG; encoded by the coding sequence ATGGGTATGGAAAAGGCGGAGGCTATGGCCTACGCCCTTAGGCTCTTGGCCAGGCGGGCCTTGAGCCGGGCCCGCTTGCGGGAGAAGCTTCGGGACCGCTTTCCCGAAGGGGAGGTGGAAGGGGTCCTGGCCCGCCTCGAGGCCATGGGCTACCTGGATGACCGGGCCTTTGCGGAAGCCTTTGTGGCCAGTAGGCGGAAGTACGGTCCCCATAAGCTTCGCCACCTCCTAAGGGCCCAGGGGGTGGCGCAGGAGGTGGTGGAGGAAGTGCTTAGCGCCTATGGGGAGGAGGAGAACCTGGAGGCGGCCCTAAAGGTCCTCCGCCGCTACCCCCGCCGCCAGGACAAGGCCAAGGCGGTGCGCTTCCTCCAGGGCCGGGGTTTCCCCCTTTCCGTGGCCTTGGAGGCCTACCGGCTTGTCATGGAAGAGGAAACGGGGTAA